In one Moritella sp. 5 genomic region, the following are encoded:
- a CDS encoding phage portal protein, with amino-acid sequence MNSTKSTTTEPVKDKSIDTFSFGDPEPCLDNHMTEYIGLYADMDGLYSPPVSLSGLVKLLRVNAQHGPILYFKRNMILKWFKPNTVLSQRTFKKFAFDYCWAANAYFQVIKNTFGNVIKLRHLPALSMRYTSTPGVYAQRLSNGKVLRFKKGEVIHLKEYDPNQGIYGIPQYYGGIQSALLNEDATLFRRKYYKNGAHMGFIFSMADPNLSTDDENDLKAAIRDSRGVGNFRSLFINNRSGKADAEKAIKIIPVGDISTKDEFERIKKMTLNDMLSMHRAQEALSGQTSGESPGFGDLDKITRAYYNNEVVPMQQDMLEINEYLPVALHIKFAEPAYSDLNPRSED; translated from the coding sequence ATGAATTCAACTAAGAGTACGACAACAGAACCGGTGAAAGACAAATCTATCGACACCTTTAGCTTTGGTGACCCTGAGCCGTGTTTAGATAATCACATGACCGAATATATCGGCCTTTATGCTGATATGGACGGGCTATATTCGCCGCCTGTGAGTTTGTCTGGACTGGTTAAGTTGCTGCGCGTTAATGCGCAGCATGGTCCTATTTTATATTTTAAACGCAATATGATTTTGAAATGGTTTAAGCCTAATACGGTATTAAGCCAGCGCACGTTTAAGAAGTTTGCGTTTGATTATTGTTGGGCGGCGAATGCATATTTTCAGGTTATTAAAAATACCTTCGGCAATGTGATTAAGCTAAGGCATTTACCGGCGTTATCGATGCGCTATACCTCGACACCTGGTGTTTATGCCCAGCGCTTAAGTAATGGCAAAGTGCTGCGGTTTAAAAAAGGGGAAGTTATTCACCTTAAAGAATACGACCCGAACCAGGGTATCTATGGTATTCCCCAATATTATGGCGGTATTCAGTCTGCGCTTTTAAACGAAGATGCCACCCTATTCCGCCGTAAGTATTACAAGAACGGCGCACACATGGGGTTTATCTTCTCGATGGCAGACCCGAACTTGTCGACCGATGATGAGAATGATTTGAAGGCTGCAATCAGAGATTCGCGCGGTGTGGGGAATTTCCGCAGCCTGTTTATCAATAATCGCAGTGGTAAGGCTGATGCCGAGAAGGCAATCAAGATTATTCCGGTGGGTGATATTTCGACCAAGGATGAATTTGAGCGCATTAAGAAGATGACGCTAAACGATATGTTGAGTATGCACCGTGCCCAGGAAGCCCTTAGCGGTCAAACGTCGGGGGAAAGTCCGGGCTTTGGTGACTTGGATAAAATCACCCGTGCTTATTACAACAATGAAGTGGTTCCGATGCAGCAGGACATGCTGGAAATTAACGAGTATTTACCTGTTGCACTGCATATCAAGTTTGCAGAGCCAGCGTATTCTGACTTAAACCCTAGGAGTGAAGACTGA
- a CDS encoding ogr/Delta-like zinc finger family protein: MRVLCPECGDKSRIQKTNRISNSYTDLYCSCNNAECGHSFVMNLSFSHTLSPSAKSATQLAMDLVKTLPREQRQELQLQLAIL, encoded by the coding sequence ATGCGAGTACTTTGCCCAGAGTGCGGTGATAAAAGCCGCATCCAGAAAACCAATAGAATTTCGAATAGCTATACAGATCTATATTGCAGTTGTAATAATGCGGAGTGTGGTCATTCGTTTGTAATGAATTTGAGTTTTAGTCATACGCTGAGCCCATCAGCGAAAAGTGCAACTCAATTGGCTATGGACTTGGTGAAGACATTGCCGCGAGAGCAGCGGCAAGAATTGCAGTTACAACTTGCTATTTTGTAG
- a CDS encoding replication endonuclease, with translation MKIQHGTIFARHHFPHLPMVVKIDVIKKIQARQKRAFSSQRNIDLYADEVVSEALKAATFIEKEFPFVDSKKGVDKERIQGMGELNHIVLMQDEELKKLSQKVVNHNIKLIGSIKFDNNAEDEDGDDGYAYINALFDAYKLMRTNVIYYHIVAPLTGRKRLSTNDLEVAIKKMICDDWILKQFLSLRRYYIEYAQVALGRVGNGKHQSKMISDISYKNWTESQRKAMAFVESMCVVNEDTGEEYDLKEVIKRTTANPKNRHTEMMVKSRGFQELATSKGYTALFFTWTLPSKYHRNSDKWDGSSIKKGARRLMKLWQLVRASLAKVKLDYFGFRVSEPHKDGCCHAHYFLFCHPENKALLIEIMEFYAVQEDREELGCDITPRFTVTESDPEKGGATAYIAKYIAKNITGKFLPETDSELNAFKARAWSSTHRIKQFQSFGSVSVSLWRTVRRAKRSDVVFNPECLEMFDHADKHRWAKFCETSKKALLVIEKSVNRYGETLRKVVGFSWLCKTILTTEGNFKLVKKSELTNADEALKSSGATSWSTENNCNQSQPDAAKSENDNQSCRFTKLLRPNFLLGVTDAEYACELFNDFEWI, from the coding sequence TTGAAAATTCAACACGGTACTATATTTGCGCGTCATCACTTCCCACATTTACCTATGGTGGTAAAGATCGATGTAATAAAGAAAATACAGGCACGCCAAAAACGAGCTTTTTCATCACAGCGCAACATAGATTTATACGCTGATGAAGTGGTGAGTGAAGCACTGAAGGCTGCAACCTTTATCGAAAAAGAATTCCCCTTTGTTGATTCCAAAAAAGGCGTAGATAAAGAGCGCATACAGGGTATGGGCGAGCTCAATCATATTGTATTAATGCAAGACGAAGAATTAAAAAAGCTGTCTCAAAAGGTAGTTAATCACAACATCAAATTAATCGGTTCAATCAAATTCGATAATAATGCAGAAGATGAAGACGGTGATGATGGTTACGCCTATATCAACGCGCTTTTTGATGCATACAAATTAATGCGTACTAACGTTATTTATTATCACATCGTTGCACCACTTACTGGTCGTAAACGGTTATCGACAAACGATTTGGAAGTCGCGATAAAAAAAATGATTTGTGATGACTGGATTCTGAAACAGTTTTTATCTTTGCGCCGTTATTACATTGAATATGCGCAAGTTGCGCTTGGCCGTGTAGGGAACGGTAAGCATCAATCTAAAATGATCTCTGATATCTCTTACAAAAATTGGACTGAATCGCAGCGCAAGGCAATGGCTTTCGTCGAATCAATGTGTGTGGTGAATGAAGACACGGGTGAAGAGTACGATTTAAAAGAAGTGATCAAACGAACCACGGCGAACCCTAAGAATCGACATACCGAAATGATGGTCAAGAGCCGTGGGTTCCAAGAACTCGCGACAAGTAAAGGTTATACCGCGTTGTTTTTTACATGGACATTACCAAGTAAGTATCACCGTAACTCAGATAAATGGGATGGCTCTAGTATAAAAAAAGGAGCTAGAAGACTAATGAAATTGTGGCAACTTGTTCGTGCTTCACTGGCTAAAGTAAAGTTAGATTACTTTGGTTTCCGTGTATCAGAGCCACATAAAGACGGTTGTTGTCATGCGCATTACTTCTTGTTTTGCCATCCTGAAAACAAAGCATTGCTCATTGAAATTATGGAGTTTTATGCGGTTCAAGAAGACCGTGAAGAATTGGGTTGTGACATTACACCTCGATTCACAGTGACAGAAAGCGACCCCGAAAAGGGCGGTGCAACGGCTTATATTGCCAAATATATAGCTAAAAATATCACAGGTAAATTCCTGCCAGAAACAGATTCAGAGCTAAATGCCTTTAAAGCCCGCGCCTGGTCATCGACTCATAGAATAAAACAATTTCAATCATTCGGTAGTGTATCCGTTTCACTTTGGCGAACGGTTCGTCGTGCAAAGAGAAGTGATGTGGTATTCAATCCAGAATGCTTGGAAATGTTTGATCATGCAGATAAACACCGTTGGGCTAAATTTTGTGAAACATCGAAGAAAGCACTGTTGGTGATTGAAAAAAGTGTTAATCGTTACGGTGAAACCTTACGTAAAGTAGTTGGTTTTTCTTGGCTTTGTAAAACGATACTTACCACAGAAGGTAATTTTAAATTAGTGAAAAAGTCCGAACTCACGAATGCGGACGAGGCTTTAAAAAGTAGCGGAGCTACGTCTTGGAGCACTGAAAATAACTGTAACCAGAGCCAGCCGGACGCTGCAAAAAGCGAAAATGATAACCAAAGTTGTCGTTTTACCAAGCTGTTACGGCCTAACTTTTTATTGGGTGTTACTGACGCCGAATATGCGTGTGAATTATTTAATGATTTTGAGTGGATTTAA
- a CDS encoding phage regulatory CII family protein → MYNINNCKQTVIDAACIRFADIENVESIASVCGMRGQILRNKLNPNQPHQLTVNELIKITKATDNHDIINSAILEIGLTAVRLPKQGDSKPLTVSAMSVAIHTGDISRHILEAESDRRLTRHKKDAIVRKAQQAVRELVFLMSDVENRCGGAGPFVSMCADAVINGMPIPGM, encoded by the coding sequence ATGTATAACATTAATAATTGTAAACAAACCGTAATTGACGCGGCCTGTATCCGTTTCGCAGACATCGAAAACGTAGAATCAATCGCAAGCGTATGTGGTATGCGCGGGCAGATACTTCGCAACAAACTAAACCCCAACCAACCACATCAGCTAACCGTTAACGAATTAATCAAGATCACCAAAGCAACCGACAATCACGACATCATCAACAGCGCGATTTTAGAGATCGGATTAACAGCTGTTCGCCTACCCAAACAAGGTGATTCAAAACCACTAACCGTAAGCGCAATGAGCGTAGCAATTCATACCGGTGATATTAGTCGCCACATCTTAGAAGCCGAATCAGACCGCCGCCTTACGCGGCATAAGAAAGACGCAATTGTTAGAAAGGCACAACAAGCTGTACGCGAATTGGTTTTTCTTATGTCAGACGTCGAAAACCGCTGCGGTGGTGCAGGGCCGTTCGTGTCCATGTGTGCAGATGCAGTGATAAATGGAATGCCAATACCAGGTATGTAA
- a CDS encoding helix-turn-helix transcriptional regulator, producing the protein MMYSEKVKSIRKSTGLSQIKFCNETGIPISTLKKVESGVQQPSLTLLSKIINHNDFFKYSLWLFGDKTAPSLDQVSPLDTEQVDAAPTFKNEEKIHIELPFYEISASAGVGLLAEVEEQPKTISFEPNWLRSEVGVCPTNVFLMLVEGDSMQPTLKNGSMIMVNKNIDNLSDGIYVMRYDNNLLVKRLQMLPGGIIRVKSDNSMYDPWEITKSQLDGEELALIGRVVWTGQKM; encoded by the coding sequence ATGATGTATAGTGAAAAAGTTAAATCCATAAGGAAAAGCACAGGACTGAGCCAGATAAAATTCTGCAACGAAACAGGGATACCAATTAGCACGCTTAAAAAGGTAGAGTCAGGAGTTCAACAACCTAGTCTTACCCTATTAAGCAAAATAATTAACCATAATGACTTTTTCAAATATTCACTCTGGCTATTTGGGGACAAAACGGCACCATCGTTAGATCAGGTATCTCCTCTTGATACAGAACAAGTTGATGCAGCGCCGACTTTCAAAAATGAAGAAAAAATACATATAGAACTCCCTTTCTACGAAATATCAGCATCTGCTGGCGTTGGTTTATTAGCAGAGGTAGAAGAACAGCCTAAAACAATTAGCTTTGAGCCTAACTGGTTACGTAGTGAAGTTGGTGTGTGTCCGACGAATGTATTTTTGATGTTAGTTGAAGGCGATAGCATGCAACCGACATTAAAGAACGGCTCGATGATCATGGTTAATAAGAATATAGATAACTTATCTGATGGGATTTATGTCATGCGTTATGACAATAACTTGTTGGTGAAACGATTACAGATGTTACCAGGCGGCATTATCCGCGTTAAGTCTGATAATTCCATGTATGACCCTTGGGAGATCACTAAATCGCAATTGGACGGTGAAGAACTAGCGCTTATAGGGCGTGTTGTTTGGACTGGGCAGAAGATGTGA
- a CDS encoding small VCP/p97-interacting protein: MDWAEDVMRILNCCLFLFAIFLAFKSGYFSAYFFSLDRSKSEFANLSVFIGSISTAVTFVFLIIQNIKIREQQKLADRKQEEAELRQEAAEKRQEAADQRQEQFELRQKEIWDSQQVKIQFEMYQAHKREFFRVLDDIENPSSMDIEFYNREELYRRIYPMNSFKSVSLDIDNTDSSMPGDLADINKSYLLIIKQLTAFSIGNMDEKERKEAPHLYLLALVELLSLLNLTIIPKDKFGDVLVNKKMVLNAYNLDTSINTLYHVLKGIMAFIGYQNIAKIPNLSGPYYYDAMQCVLFKHIKTRTQYNVNLDNKKYAIALFDLYMFFNNETIRHIDSCTGLGLIHSFMRDGKKIANLIKNEEQLARLVNTLFNQYNDFFAQLPQDLVQQFEGIYSQYPQLFQLAERYKITELYCKN, from the coding sequence TTGGACTGGGCAGAAGATGTGATGCGGATTTTAAATTGTTGCCTTTTTCTGTTCGCTATTTTTTTGGCTTTTAAATCTGGATATTTTAGCGCTTATTTTTTTAGTTTAGATAGAAGCAAAAGTGAATTCGCTAATTTATCGGTGTTCATAGGTAGTATATCTACAGCTGTTACTTTTGTTTTTTTGATAATTCAAAATATCAAGATCCGTGAACAGCAAAAATTAGCAGATAGAAAACAAGAAGAAGCAGAGCTCCGCCAAGAAGCTGCTGAAAAACGCCAAGAGGCTGCAGATCAGCGCCAAGAACAGTTTGAACTAAGACAAAAGGAAATCTGGGATTCACAACAAGTTAAAATTCAATTCGAGATGTACCAAGCGCATAAAAGAGAGTTTTTTAGAGTTTTAGATGATATTGAAAACCCATCATCTATGGATATAGAATTTTATAATAGAGAGGAGTTATATCGTCGTATTTATCCAATGAATAGTTTTAAGTCTGTCTCATTAGACATAGATAATACTGATAGCAGTATGCCTGGTGATTTAGCAGATATAAATAAGTCATATCTTTTAATAATTAAACAGTTAACAGCCTTCAGCATTGGTAATATGGATGAAAAAGAACGTAAAGAAGCACCACATCTTTATCTTCTTGCCTTAGTAGAATTATTGTCTCTACTCAACCTGACGATTATACCTAAAGATAAGTTTGGGGATGTTTTGGTAAATAAAAAAATGGTGTTAAATGCATATAACTTGGATACGTCAATAAACACTTTGTATCACGTATTAAAAGGCATTATGGCATTTATTGGCTATCAAAATATTGCGAAAATCCCTAACCTAAGTGGTCCTTACTATTATGATGCAATGCAATGCGTTTTATTCAAGCACATAAAAACAAGAACGCAATATAACGTTAATTTGGATAATAAAAAATATGCAATTGCGCTATTCGATTTGTATATGTTTTTCAATAATGAAACGATTAGACATATAGACTCCTGTACAGGATTAGGTCTAATCCATTCATTTATGCGTGATGGGAAAAAAATTGCAAATCTTATAAAAAACGAAGAGCAATTAGCGAGACTAGTAAACACTCTATTTAATCAATACAATGATTTTTTTGCGCAGTTACCTCAGGATCTCGTGCAACAATTTGAGGGTATTTATTCTCAATACCCTCAATTGTTCCAACTAGCAGAGCGCTATAAAATTACTGAGCTTTATTGCAAAAACTAA
- a CDS encoding AAA family ATPase, producing MSETKNEYLNFLESSLSSFSIKEKEIANLIFTNFDAVSSKGVAAGSRGKYVSSLILNTPMKPFTSLRKEDLKNRKKITRLKNLSIKGFRGFTECKDFDLSKQYSFIYGPNGTGKSSICEALEYKLTGKIHEAKSKRFNDNVYTKNIKELDTNVSLVVEYSDGSVSESIASPENEFMFIERNRIEGFARVSSYTNSEKQSRLSLLFGLDEFNKFCTGFSASIKNYLVIAPVKNQELVIERKKIDSSLAIIDNSKAQINGFKFRKNKLMAKYPELDLVSDVIKKLKPDSAFMENLNHKLSKYKKVKIRELSSLSALIEDGNRLSIKYGECISLEKELSQSVNEINFLDLYKAISALEQGATCCPSCDTPLDKVTKNPFDKSKAKLIELENIARTQTSFKRMKSAIDNEIFIFVSRLQKYEIETDLVYSNLPTVIGHINIKLKNVLSKYKEENKENTPLVKEIEELHNQIKNYGFDYTEATTINELFQLSNRSIKQEKSKIDTFDEKNKKLILEASDESKRIDLVGHYVVAYENLIRELRTYSSNLPGIIAGELSNTSMEIYNNINKHPYPHETLIDLRLPKNPSENIMLQFIDGHNEDALRVLSEGHLRCLGLSILLAKSIKDKQNIFIFDDVVNAIDDEHRTGVINELFETTKYKEKQIIVTTHGEDFVKRLENQLPNKHLSKVLKRYDLVRNKNGRDIVILEDQNRQYLEKAKNSLDASKTKDGLMECRRALEDLTDRLWRKLSSEGLSSSVSVKLFAPGRSPDLYSLVDGLIALLNVIEKKPGILSFVPSKNALGAIKDKSKRHQVNWTLLNKGTHEENRDEEFDENLAYELLALLLQLDESIKSYVRPKDLSTIS from the coding sequence ATGTCTGAAACAAAAAATGAATATTTGAATTTCTTAGAATCAAGTCTAAGCAGCTTTTCTATAAAAGAAAAAGAAATTGCGAATCTAATATTTACCAATTTTGATGCTGTTTCAAGTAAGGGGGTAGCAGCTGGTTCCAGAGGGAAGTACGTATCAAGTTTGATATTAAATACGCCAATGAAGCCTTTTACATCACTCCGTAAAGAAGACTTAAAAAATAGGAAAAAAATTACTCGTCTTAAGAACCTTTCCATTAAAGGGTTTCGTGGTTTTACAGAGTGTAAAGACTTTGACTTAAGTAAGCAGTATAGTTTTATTTATGGACCGAATGGTACCGGTAAGTCTAGTATTTGTGAAGCGTTAGAATACAAGTTAACGGGTAAGATACACGAAGCAAAATCAAAGCGATTTAACGATAATGTATATACAAAAAATATAAAGGAACTTGATACAAACGTTAGTCTTGTAGTTGAATACTCAGATGGTTCTGTATCCGAATCAATAGCATCGCCAGAAAATGAATTCATGTTTATTGAAAGAAATAGAATTGAAGGTTTTGCTCGTGTATCTTCATATACAAATAGTGAAAAGCAGTCTCGACTATCTCTACTTTTTGGACTTGATGAATTTAACAAATTCTGTACAGGTTTTAGTGCATCGATTAAGAATTATTTAGTTATCGCTCCGGTAAAAAACCAAGAGCTCGTTATTGAAAGGAAAAAGATTGATTCCTCATTAGCAATAATAGATAACAGTAAAGCACAAATTAATGGCTTTAAATTTAGAAAAAACAAGCTAATGGCAAAGTATCCAGAACTGGATTTAGTCTCTGATGTAATTAAAAAACTGAAACCAGACTCGGCCTTTATGGAAAATCTAAATCACAAACTATCCAAATATAAAAAGGTAAAAATAAGAGAACTTAGCTCCCTAAGTGCGTTAATCGAGGATGGAAATCGACTTAGTATTAAGTATGGTGAATGTATATCATTGGAGAAAGAGCTTAGCCAATCTGTTAATGAAATAAACTTTCTTGATTTATATAAAGCGATATCGGCTTTGGAACAGGGAGCAACTTGCTGCCCCTCTTGTGATACTCCTTTAGATAAGGTAACGAAAAATCCATTCGATAAATCAAAGGCTAAACTTATAGAACTTGAAAACATAGCAAGGACACAAACTAGCTTTAAGAGGATGAAGTCGGCTATCGATAATGAGATATTCATATTTGTAAGCAGATTGCAGAAATACGAAATAGAAACTGATTTGGTGTACAGTAATCTCCCTACTGTAATTGGTCATATAAATATTAAGTTAAAAAATGTTTTATCTAAGTATAAAGAGGAGAATAAAGAAAACACTCCTTTAGTAAAGGAAATTGAAGAGCTTCATAATCAAATAAAAAATTACGGTTTTGATTATACAGAAGCAACAACTATAAATGAACTTTTCCAATTGTCCAATAGATCTATAAAACAAGAAAAGAGTAAAATAGATACTTTTGATGAGAAAAATAAAAAGTTAATATTAGAGGCTTCTGATGAGTCTAAAAGAATTGACTTGGTTGGACATTACGTCGTAGCTTATGAAAATCTTATTCGTGAGTTACGGACCTATTCAAGTAACTTACCGGGTATTATTGCTGGGGAGTTATCGAATACATCAATGGAGATATATAACAATATAAACAAACACCCTTATCCACATGAAACTTTGATTGACCTCCGGTTACCGAAAAACCCATCTGAAAATATAATGCTACAGTTTATAGATGGTCATAACGAAGACGCACTTAGAGTTTTGAGTGAAGGGCACTTAAGGTGTTTAGGCTTATCTATATTGTTGGCTAAATCGATAAAAGACAAACAGAATATATTTATTTTTGATGATGTAGTTAACGCTATTGATGACGAACATAGAACTGGGGTTATCAATGAGCTCTTCGAAACAACCAAATACAAAGAAAAACAAATAATCGTTACGACTCATGGTGAGGATTTTGTAAAGCGTTTAGAAAATCAACTTCCAAACAAACATTTATCCAAGGTACTCAAGCGTTATGATTTAGTGAGAAACAAGAATGGTAGAGATATTGTTATCTTAGAAGACCAAAACAGACAGTATTTGGAAAAAGCGAAGAATAGCTTAGATGCAAGTAAAACTAAAGATGGATTAATGGAATGTAGAAGAGCTCTCGAAGACCTCACTGACCGCCTGTGGCGTAAACTTAGTAGCGAAGGACTTAGTTCGTCAGTATCAGTTAAGTTATTTGCTCCAGGTCGAAGTCCGGATTTGTATTCATTAGTAGATGGTCTAATTGCATTGCTTAATGTCATAGAAAAAAAACCTGGAATTTTATCCTTTGTGCCTTCTAAGAATGCATTAGGAGCAATAAAAGACAAAAGTAAGAGGCATCAAGTTAATTGGACACTGCTGAATAAAGGCACTCATGAGGAAAATCGTGATGAGGAATTCGATGAAAATTTAGCGTACGAATTGCTGGCATTATTATTACAGCTTGATGAGTCAATTAAAAGTTATGTACGACCTAAGGATCTAAGTACGATTAGTTAA
- a CDS encoding DUF3892 domain-containing protein has product MAKGKSINGNCDGNGGANSSYTVKGRGVVTRSKLVKEVKQGKHPDTHIYKRNGVEYARNNPNHNVPDNIDD; this is encoded by the coding sequence ATGGCTAAAGGTAAAAGTATTAATGGTAATTGCGATGGTAATGGCGGTGCTAATAGTTCATATACAGTCAAAGGGAGAGGGGTTGTTACACGTTCTAAATTAGTAAAAGAAGTAAAGCAAGGTAAACATCCTGATACCCACATCTACAAGCGAAATGGTGTTGAGTATGCGAGAAATAACCCAAATCATAACGTACCAGATAATATTGACGATTGA
- a CDS encoding tyrosine-type recombinase/integrase has product MSIKPITNGYEVDCRPQGRNGKRYRKKFTTKGEAQKYERWLLSTQNQKNWVEKTADKRPLLELIHLWYHYHGQQLKTGKKELKHLVALDSDLGHPRADQVTRQCFTQYRALKMAEGKKATTINRNQTRLSSVFTALIKAEEFHNQHPLKGLSKLKERVSEMGFLSKPEIKQLLNSLSGDELHIAKLCLSTGARWTEAADLRGSDIVHGRVTFSDTKNGRNRTVPITSKLMGEIHHGKSSRLFKGSYAKFYSVLKEQEFDLPKGQAAHVLRHTFASHFMMNGGNILTLQKILGHSTITQTMTYAHLAPDYLNEAMEFNPVSTL; this is encoded by the coding sequence ATGTCCATTAAACCAATCACTAACGGTTATGAAGTCGATTGCCGCCCACAGGGGCGAAACGGTAAACGCTACAGAAAGAAGTTTACAACCAAAGGTGAAGCACAGAAGTACGAACGCTGGCTGTTGTCGACTCAGAATCAGAAAAACTGGGTTGAGAAAACAGCTGATAAGCGCCCCCTGCTCGAGCTGATACATCTTTGGTATCATTACCACGGCCAACAGCTTAAGACTGGTAAAAAAGAGCTTAAGCACCTAGTAGCTCTCGATTCCGACTTAGGCCACCCAAGGGCAGACCAAGTAACGCGACAGTGTTTTACGCAATATCGCGCACTCAAAATGGCCGAAGGTAAAAAGGCAACAACCATCAATCGTAACCAAACGCGATTAAGCAGTGTGTTTACCGCATTGATCAAAGCTGAAGAATTTCATAATCAGCACCCACTTAAAGGGCTAAGCAAGTTAAAAGAACGTGTATCCGAAATGGGATTCTTGAGTAAGCCGGAAATAAAGCAGTTACTAAACAGCCTAAGTGGTGATGAGTTACATATTGCTAAACTATGTTTATCAACTGGTGCGCGTTGGACTGAAGCTGCAGACCTAAGAGGCAGTGATATTGTGCATGGTCGAGTGACGTTTAGTGATACCAAAAATGGTAGGAATAGAACGGTGCCAATTACCAGTAAGTTAATGGGTGAAATCCATCATGGGAAAAGTAGTCGGTTATTCAAGGGATCTTACGCTAAATTTTACAGTGTACTGAAGGAACAAGAGTTTGACTTGCCAAAGGGTCAGGCTGCGCATGTTTTACGGCATACTTTTGCTAGCCACTTTATGATGAATGGCGGCAATATTTTAACGCTACAGAAGATCCTGGGACATTCAACAATAACGCAAACCATGACTTACGCACACCTTGCACCAGACTACCTAAACGAAGCAATGGAATTTAATCCAGTGTCCACATTATGA
- a CDS encoding class I SAM-dependent methyltransferase has product MTVAMSEADVKLPLEFIDFSAAAEDACRLFHGRGHTYAGFEHMNIDWLPPVALITLYKEEENDYLLLLAESLQAQLGEQCKTVLVQFRCRERAPTALFLGEECHRTEITENGMTFNLEFGRAQNTGLFLDMANGRQWVKEHAENANVLNLFSYTCAFSVAALAGGADKVMNVDLSRTSLTMGRDNHRSNGHDLKRVKFEGVDIFKSYGRLRKHGPYDLLISDPPSFQKGSVDIKRDYSKIIKRIPQLMKPGGKVMLCLNAPELGEQFLFDNVAEHCPDCVFQEQLAPPAVFKEAEVGKGLKVLIFIYSPKAE; this is encoded by the coding sequence GTGACTGTTGCTATGTCTGAGGCTGATGTGAAATTGCCGCTTGAATTTATTGATTTTTCTGCTGCAGCAGAAGATGCTTGTCGCTTGTTCCATGGTCGTGGCCATACGTATGCTGGTTTTGAACACATGAACATCGATTGGTTACCACCAGTTGCACTTATCACGCTATACAAAGAAGAAGAAAACGATTACTTATTATTGTTAGCAGAATCGCTTCAAGCACAACTTGGTGAGCAATGTAAAACTGTACTCGTGCAATTCCGTTGTCGTGAACGTGCCCCAACAGCCTTGTTCCTTGGCGAAGAATGTCACCGTACCGAAATCACTGAAAATGGTATGACTTTCAATCTCGAATTTGGTCGTGCGCAAAACACGGGGTTATTTCTTGATATGGCGAATGGCCGTCAATGGGTGAAAGAACACGCAGAAAATGCCAATGTATTAAACTTGTTTTCATATACTTGTGCTTTCTCTGTTGCCGCTTTAGCGGGTGGCGCAGACAAGGTGATGAACGTTGATCTTAGCCGTACCTCATTAACCATGGGTCGTGATAATCACCGCAGTAATGGTCATGATCTTAAGCGGGTTAAATTTGAAGGCGTTGATATCTTTAAATCATATGGTCGCTTGCGTAAGCACGGTCCTTATGACCTGTTGATCTCGGATCCACCGTCATTCCAAAAAGGCAGTGTTGATATTAAACGTGACTACAGCAAGATCATTAAGCGTATCCCACAGTTGATGAAACCGGGTGGTAAAGTGATGTTATGTTTAAATGCTCCTGAGCTTGGTGAACAGTTCTTATTTGATAATGTAGCAGAGCATTGCCCTGATTGTGTGTTTCAAGAACAACTTGCGCCGCCAGCTGTATTTAAAGAAGCAGAAGTGGGTAAAGGTCTTAAAGTACTAATCTTTATTTACTCGCCTAAAGCAGAATAG